Within Dictyostelium discoideum AX4 chromosome 4 chromosome, whole genome shotgun sequence, the genomic segment TCATTACTATTTCTAATACtatctttattaattaaactaactttatcatcattattattatctcttTTTCTTGGAGATGTATACATCCCCTCATCTTCAATAATTTCTGAgtacatttttttaataataaaaaaaaaaaaaaaaaaaaaaaattaaaaaattaatacgtctttgaaaaaaaaaaaaaaaaaaaaaatgggaaaataaaaaaaaaaaaataaaataaaataaaattataaaaaaaataaaaaaaataaaacgtCCGTcgaaataatatttatttattttattttattttattattttttttgtctcTATTagttattcattttttttttttttttttatccttattaattatttgatttgttttttttttttttttttttttaaaacattcttattttttaattccttttttttttttttttttttttttttttttttcaaaattttggGGTTTGAAGTATgatcaaatttttaaaataaatttaattttcctgaaaaaaaatgttttaattaattgtttttggcCAACcccttattttttttttttttttttttaattttttattttattttattttattttattttattttatttatttttttttttttttttttttgaaggtaagacaaaaactaaaattattttattgaaacGGTGTGGAGTTTGTGTGATCAGGAtacattattttattttttttattttattttatttttttttttattttatttttttttttttttttttccattttactttttttttttatttttcgaattttttttttttttatttttattttttttttttttttctttgtacaaatttaatttgtgtAAAAGTAATttctctattttttttttttttttattattattattttttttttatatatatacatataaaaattaatagtataaaaaaaacaacaagtaATTATGgctagtattattattggttcaCAATGGGGTGATGAAGGTAAAGGTAAATTAGTTGATATCCTTTCTCAACAATTCGATGTTGTAGCAAGATGTCAAGGTGGTGCTAATGCAGGTCATACAATTGTTGTCGATGGTAAAAAGATTGCCCTCCATTTAATTCCATCAggtattttaaatgaaaaagcaTCCTGTATCTTGGGTAATGGTATGGTAATTCATTTACCAACCTTTTTCAAAGAAGTTCAAGGTCTTCAAGATAAAGGTATCAATTACAAAGGTCGTCTTTTTGTTTCCGATCGTGCTCATTTAGTATTTGATTTACATCAAATGATTGATGCAATGAAAGAAGCTGAACTTTCAAATGGTActtcaaatgattcaattggtACCACTAAAAGAGGTATTGGCCCTTGTTATTCTTCAAAAGCATCAAggtaaaaattaattaatattattattacttattattattaattattaatattttttttttttatttttttatttttttatagagGTGGTTTAAGAGTTTGTGATTTATATTCACCAGAACATTTTAGAAAAACATTTACAAGATTAGTTGAAAATAAACATAAAAGATTTGGATCATTTGAATATGATGTTGAAGCTGAATTAAAGAGATACCAAGAGTTTGCAGAAATGTTGAAACcatttgtaattgattccgtttactatttaaatcaaGCATTCAAAGATGGTAAGAAAGTATTGATTGAAGGTGCTCAATCAACCATGTTGGATTTAGATTTCGGTTGTTATCCATACGTTACATCATCAGCATCATCAGTTGGTGGAGCTTGTACTGGTTTAGGTATTTCACCAAATAAGGTTGTCACTCAAATTGGTGTTGTCAAAGCATACACTACCAAGGTTGGTTCAGGTCCATTCCCAACCGAACAAAATGATCACGTAGGTGATTCATTACGTAAAGCCGGTAGTGAATTTGGTACAACCACTGGTAGACCAAGAAGAATCGGTTGGTTAGATGCTGTCGTTTTGCGTTACACCAGTATGATCAATGATTTCACTCGTTTAAATCTCACCAAATTAGATGTCCTCTCTGACTTTGAAGAGATTAAAATCGGTGTTGACTATAAATATAAAGGCGAAACTATCAAATCTTTCCCAGCCTCTTTAGAAACACTCGCCCAATGTGAAGTTGTCTATGAATCTTTCCCAGGTTGGAAATGTGATCTCTCTCATGTTACCGAATATGATCAACTCCCAATTCAAGCTAAAAACTATATCAAACGTATCGAAGAATTAGTTGGTGTACCAATCGTTTacattggtgttggtgttgaaagaaagaatttaattgaaagaaaagaattaatttaaaaaaaaaaaaattaaaataaatttattatattttaaaaatatatatatatatatttcattaaaaaaaaaaaaaaaaaaaaaacaagtgtatcttattttttttagattgcAAGTtcaaaacattttattttattttaatttattttttttatttttttttttttaatcaaacaCAAACCCACTTCGGgtggctttttttttttttttttttttttttcaaaataaaaattcatttttcaaaaatctTAGACTAAAAaatggataataataataaaattatagaatatttaaatcaaaataatatttcatttgattcattaaaacaaattataaaaaataataaagatattgaaaaagaagagattaattttgtaaaatataaaactacaacaaataataaacattaCACATTGAATGTTATTGCATATTTTAGTAATGgaaatgatattattaaaattacaacatTTCATGATATTAAACATatgatttataataaaaatgaaaatgatgaaaatgaattaacaacttcaattattattcctggtatgtatttttttttataaaaacacttttatttttgttctaatatccaaaaaaaaaaaaaaaaaaaaaaaaaaaaaaaaaaaaaaaaaaaaaaaaaaaggtttaaagAAATGTGAAAAGAAACAAATGTATTTAGATGAATCAAATACTgaagttattaaaaaaggagaaattaattcaaaattaacttttaaaaataaatcaattcaatattcaattatatttgaattagagaataattcaaatataattcaacacaatgataataataatattatctaCAACACAAATATACCATTCAATAGAAATtcatttattgatttaaatccaTTTAAAGGAATTCCAATTGATTATAATTGttcaattggtaatattactgaaaataattcaacaaatatATTAGTTCGTTTatcaaccaataataataataataataataatgatattacaaataatacacCTGGTTTATTCCAAATTAGTTATCCAATTTCTCAAAATTTACAccaagattatttaaataatcaaaaaccaaaacaacaacaacaacaaaaacaacaatcacaaaataataaaggtaaaaaacaaaattcaaatcaaaataaacaacaacaacaacaacaaaaacaaaaagaacaaaaaatagaaaatatagaagaaaatgaaaaagagagtcaatttgataaatttaataatttatatagaATTGATAATACAtataaacaacaattaaatgaattaaatcaaaaagttCAAGATTtacaatataaattaaaaacaacacaaattcaaatatcaataatggaatcaaattcaattacaaataagAATATAATTGAtcaagaaattttaaataaaattaaattaaatttattttctcaAGAACATTCAATCAAATTTGAAATCAATAGTTttattgatgatattaaattattagaacaacaaattaaattaattagtcataatattattaaatccaaTGAAAGCTCAAGTAtcaatggtaatggtggtgataataataaaacactTGTCACtgaaaataaatctaaagatgatttaataaaattttggaaTGATTATGgtgaaatttatttaaaaattaaaaatgaaatttctgATATTGGACTTTGCCAATatgataatttcattttaaaaatcaaagaaatattctcaaaaaatatgaaaaattcGAATTTAGTCAAATTTTCTGCTTTTTGTGgttaactaaaaaaaaaaaaagtgaatatATTTGTCCAAATTTGACAcaaatatctaaaattaaaaaaaaaaaaaaaaaaaaaaaaaattaataaaaatttggaaaaaaaaaaatcttttttctcTCAACTTTCGTTcatttcgttttttttttttttttttttttaattcaatttaatttaaaataataataataataatattattattattataattattatttttttttttttttaaaaaaatgattaattcactacatatttttaaaaaaagttttttaaattcaacagCAATACAAACTTCAACAActagattatttaatttagaacaacaatataaacaacaattaccaatttattcatatttttataataacttttttacaAGAAaagaatctaaaaaaaaaaatgatcaacaatttaaaaaaaagaatccaAATGATAGAAATAAAAGTTTAAGAAATAAAAGAGCACCAGCACCAAAAGAACAAACAATGAAAAAACATCGTAGAATTGAACAAGAGACAAAAATAAGAGAGGATagagaaaataaatatgaaattcaaaaaaagaaaagatctgataaattaaagaaaactaATGAAGTTAGTTTTAAACATCttgattataaattaaatgaagatGGTAAAGagtttaatataaatagtttagataaatttttatctccacaatcaaaatcaaaattaaaatcatcatcaaaatcatcaacttcaaaatcatcaccaaaatcatcaccaaaatcatcaccaaaatCATTGAATTTCTTGGAAAATTTAGTTGGaactaaaaaatcaaaaaaagaaattgaacaagaagaaattttaaaaaaatatgaacaAATGATGGAATCAAAAGATAAACCAATTTATACAGAttttaatagaattaaatttagagTTTCAAAAGATATGGAAGGTATGAGAGTTGATAAATGGATTAGTACAAAATTACCAGTTTTACCACATTCTTTAATTTGTCGTTGGTTAAGAAACAAAGCAATTTTCATGGAAAATGGTGAAGAGAAAAAAGTTGGTgaagaaaattataaaaatgagAAAGTAGAGGAGGAGGAAGAGAATAATGAGGAGGAGGAAGAAgaggatgatgaagaagaagaaaaagaagaggaggaagaggaagaagaagagtatgaagaagaaaaggaaaaagaaaaagatgaagaggaagaagaagagtatgaagaagaatatgaagaagaagaatatgaagaagaagaatatgaagaagaagaatatGAAGAGGGAGAATATGAAGaggaagaaaataaaaatttagatttatcaaaaactacaacaacaacaaaagaaaataaagtaaaCCCTGTTCAACTTAAAAGacataaattaaaatttaatgataaagtTCAAGTTGGTAGTTGGATTTATTTCCCAGCTCAAGTAATATTAGATCAACAGATTGCAGATATTAAAGATCCACAAAAATATGCAAGATTAAGTGatcaagaaattaaagaaatcagAGAAAGTGTTTTATATAAAGACGAACATATTATAGTATTAAATAAACCACAAGGTTTATCAGTTCAAGGTGGTACAGGtttaaataaacatttaGATATGATGTTGAGTCATTTACGTTTTGAAAAGGATGAAAATCCAAAATTAGTTCATCGTTTAGATAGGAATACTTCTGGTATCTTAATTTTAGGTAGATCAAAATTGGCTGCAAGTGCAATGactaaaaaatttgaattaaaattagtaaaagaaaataaaaaagataaagatgataataataataataaaaataataaaaataataataaaaatgatagtaaaagattatttagagaaaaagaagtttttaataataacaaaaataaagatgaagaaaatgaaaattatagtaaaggtattaaaaaaacatattggGCATTATTAGgttcaacaccaacaccaaaaGAAGGTAGAATTAGAGCACCATTGAAAAAGGTGGTTGTTGGTGGTTTTGAAAAGGTTGTACCAACTTTAACAACTGGTGATGGTGCAAAAATTGCAATCACTGAATACAAAGTATTGGAATCATCTTTAACT encodes:
- the purA gene encoding adenylosuccinate synthetase yields the protein MASIIIGSQWGDEGKGKLVDILSQQFDVVARCQGGANAGHTIVVDGKKIALHLIPSGILNEKASCILGNGMVIHLPTFFKEVQGLQDKGINYKGRLFVSDRAHLVFDLHQMIDAMKEAELSNGTSNDSIGTTKRGIGPCYSSKASRGGLRVCDLYSPEHFRKTFTRLVENKHKRFGSFEYDVEAELKRYQEFAEMLKPFVIDSVYYLNQAFKDGKKVLIEGAQSTMLDLDFGCYPYVTSSASSVGGACTGLGISPNKVVTQIGVVKAYTTKVGSGPFPTEQNDHVGDSLRKAGSEFGTTTGRPRRIGWLDAVVLRYTSMINDFTRLNLTKLDVLSDFEEIKIGVDYKYKGETIKSFPASLETLAQCEVVYESFPGWKCDLSHVTEYDQLPIQAKNYIKRIEELVGVPIVYIGVGVERKNLIERKELI
- a CDS encoding hypothetical protein (Probable ribosomal large subunit pseudouridine synthase C protein (EC 4.2.1.70)), with protein sequence MINSLHIFKKSFLNSTAIQTSTTRLFNLEQQYKQQLPIYSYFYNNFFTRKESKKKNDQQFKKKNPNDRNKSLRNKRAPAPKEQTMKKHRRIEQETKIREDRENKYEIQKKKRSDKLKKTNEVSFKHLDYKLNEDGKEFNINSLDKFLSPQSKSKLKSSSKSSTSKSSPKSSPKSSPKSLNFLENLVGTKKSKKEIEQEEILKKYEQMMESKDKPIYTDFNRIKFRVSKDMEGMRVDKWISTKLPVLPHSLICRWLRNKAIFMENGEEKKVGEENYKNEKVEEEEENNEEEEEEDDEEEEKEEEEEEEEEYEEEKEKEKDEEEEEEYEEEYEEEEYEEEEYEEEEYEEGEYEEEENKNLDLSKTTTTTKENKVNPVQLKRHKLKFNDKVQVGSWIYFPAQVILDQQIADIKDPQKYARLSDQEIKEIRESVLYKDEHIIVLNKPQGLSVQGGTGLNKHLDMMLSHLRFEKDENPKLVHRLDRNTSGILILGRSKLAASAMTKKFELKLVKENKKDKDDNNNNKNNKNNNKNDSKRLFREKEVFNNNKNKDEENENYSKGIKKTYWALLGSTPTPKEGRIRAPLKKVVVGGFEKVVPTLTTGDGAKIAITEYKVLESSLTKHCFISLWPETGRTHQLRVHCASVLNTPIIGDPKYGDKESDSNLKDLLPYPSKLHLHARRIEFIHPFTNKKIDISAPLPRELVQNWKTMGFNYKFDDKSI